From Brevundimonas vesicularis:
ATGGCGCCGGTCCACCACCATTTCGAAAAGATGGGCTGGCCGGAATCCACCGTCGTCATCCGCTTCTGGATCATCGCCGGCGCCCTCGCCCTGCTGGGCCTGTCCACGCTGAAGCTGCGTTGATCCGATGATCCCCGTTCCCGGCTTTGAAGGCAGGCGGGTCGCGGTCTTCGGCCTGGGACGGTCGGGGATCACGGCCGCGCGCGCCCTTCAGGCCGGGGACGCGATCCCGATCCTGTGGGACGACGGCGAGGCGGGCCGGACGCAGGCGAAAGCCGAGGGCTTCACGGTCGAGGACCTGGCCGCCGCCGACTGGTCCGACTTCGCCGCCCTGGTCCTGTCGCCCGGCGCGCCCCTGACCCATCCCAGGCCGCACTGGAGCGTGGACCTGGCCCGCGCGGCCGGCGTGCCCGTCCTCGGCGACATCGAACTGTTCGCCCGCGCCCTGGCCGCCCGGCCGAAGGATCAGCGGCCGCGCGTCGTCGCCATCACCGGCACCAACGGCAAGTCCACCACCACCGCCCTGATCGGCTGGGTGCTGATGTCGGCGGGCCTGACGGTTCACGTCGGCGGCAATATCGGCGTCGGCGTGCTGGCCCTGCCCGAACCGACGCCCGACGCCGTCTATGTGATCGAGGTCTCCAGCTATCAGCTCGACCTGACCACCACCTTCGCCCCCGATGTCGCCATCCTCACCAACATCAGCCCCGACCACCTGGACCGCCACGGCGGCATGGACGGCTATGTCGCGGCCAAGGCGCGCATCTTCGCCAATCAGGGACAGGATGACGTGGCCCTGGTGGGCGTGGACGACAGCTGGGGGCAGGGGATTGCGCGTGACCTGTCAGATCGCGCCACCGTCATCTCGACCCACCCCTCACAGAGAGCAGAAGGATATGTCGCGCAGCCGGGCGCGGTTTCGAAGGATGGCGAACTGGTCGCCGATCTCACGACCGCGCGCTCACTCCCCGGCCGTCACAACGCCCAGAACGCCGCCTTCGCCTATGCGACCGCCCGCGCGCTTGGCATCGACCACGACGCGGCCGTCGCCGGCCTGCTGTCCTTCCCCGGCCTGGCCCACCGTATGGAGGCGGTCGGCCGCCTCGGCTCCGTGCGCTTCATCAACGATTCCAAGGCCACGAACGCCGACGCCGCGCGTCAGGCCCTGGCCTCCTATCCGTCCGTCTTCTGGATCGCCGGCGGCGTGCCCAAGGCCGGCGGAATCGCGGACCTCGCCGACCTCTTCCCCCGCATCGCCAAGGCCTATCTGATCGGCGACGCGGCCCCGGCCTTCGCCGAAACACTTGCTGACATGCCCCACGTCATCGCCCGCACCCTCGACGCAGCCGTGGCCGCCGCCGCCGCCGATGCGGCCTCTGCCGGCGGCGACCAGATCGTCCTTCTGTCCCCCGCCTGCGCCAGCTTCGATCAGTTCAAGGACTTCGAGGCGCGCGGCGAGGCCTTCCGCGCCGCCGTCCTGGCCCTCGGCGCCGTCCCGGAAACCGCGTCATGAGCGCTCCCTACACCCCCGCCTTCTCCCGTAACGACCAGAGCCATGTGGCCCAGTGGTTTTGGACCGTGGATCGCGGCCTGCTGGGCGCGGCGCTCGCGCTGATGGCCCTGGGCGTGGCGCTCAGCTTCGCCTCCAGCCCCGCCGCTATCCTGGCCGATGAATCGATCACGGACCCCTTCCACTACTCCTGGCGGATGATGGTCTTCTCGGGCGTGGGGCTCAGCATCATGCTGACGACCTCGCTGATGTCGCCGCGCGGCGTGCGGCGGATTGCGGTCCTGGCCCTGTTCGGCGCCATCGTCGTGATGATGGCCTTGCCGTTCATCGGCGATACGGTGAAGGGGGCCGCCCGCTGGGTGAACTTCGGCCCCTTCAGCCTGCAACCGTCCGAGTTCGCCAAGCCCGGCCTCATCGTCTTCGCCGCATGGATGTTCGCCGAGGCGCAAAAGGGGCAGGGGGTGCCCGGCGTCACCATCGCCTTCGGCTTCTATGCCCTGACAGTCTCGCTGCTGCTGATCCAGCCCGACATCGGCCAGACGCTTCTGATCACCACCACCTTCATGGCCGTCTTCTTCATGGCGGGCGTGCCGTTCAAATGGATGGCGGTTCTGGCCAGCTTGGGCATGGCGGGGCTGGTGTCGCTGTATTTCGTCTTCGGCCATATGCGCGACCGCCTCAGCCGCTTCTTCTCGCCCGAAACCACCGACACCCACCAGATCGACAGCGCGTCCGAGGCCATCCGCGCCGGCGGCCTGCTGGGCCGGGGCATCGGCGAGGGCGTGATGAAGCGCCGCGTGCCCGACCTGCACACCGACTTCATCTATTCGGTCGGCGCCGAGGAGTTCGGCCTGATCCTCAGCCTGATCATGATCAGCCTCTACGCCTTCATCGTCATCCGGGGCATGCGCCGGGCCATGAAGCTGACCGACCCGTTCGAGCAGACGGCGGCGGCGGGCCTGTTCATGCTGATCGGGCTTCAGGCCTGCATCAACGTCGCGGTGAACCTGAACCTGATCCCGACCAAAGGCATGACCCTGCCCTTCATCAGCTACGGCGGTTCCTCCATGCTGGCCATGGGCCTGACCATGGGCTTCGCGCTCGCCCTGACGCGGCGCCGCCCCGGCGCCTACGAACCCGGCGCCAGCCTGACCATGGGCCGGCGGTTGCTGTAGTTCTCTTTCGTCGTCCCGCGATCTCGCTACGCCCGTCGGAGGACGAAAGAGCGATTAGCCAGCCTTCTTTGACGAAAACATCCGGACGATTTCCGTCGTTTACCGCTCGCGATCGACCGTTTCCTGCACACGTCCAGAAACCGTGCGATCCTGTCGCCGCCCCATTCCTCGCCGCACCATTCGCCACCGACATTATACAGATTAGACGAATTAGACGGTGTTTTTGCCTGCCCACCGTCTGAACTTCAGACTATTCAGACCCTCTTTTTTCGGAGCCTCGCCCATGACCAAGCTCTGCGTCGTCGCCGCCGGCGGCACCGGCGGCCATATGTTCCCGGCCGAGGCCCTGGCGCGCGAGATGGCGGCGCGCGGCTGGCGCGTAGTCTTGGCGACCGATCACCGGGGCGAACAATACGCTCACGCTTTTCCCGCCGAGGAACGGCTGGCGCTGGACGCCGCCACCGGCTCTGGCCCCCTGGGCCTCATCAAGGCGGGCGTCGCCATCTTCAAGGGCGTGGTCCAGGCGCGAACGGCCTTCGACCGGCTGGGCGCCGACATCGTCGTCGGCTTCGGCGGCTATCCGTCCGCCCCGGCTCTGGTCGCCGCCGTCACGTCCCAGCGACCGACGGTGATCCATGAACAGAACGCGGTCCTGGGCCGCACCAATCGCATCCTGGCCCCCTATGTCGGTCAGGTCGCTTCGTCCTTCCCGACGCTCGAACGCGCGCCGGCCAAGGTCCAGGGCCGCTCGCACGTCGTCGGCTCGCCGGTGCGGTCCGAGATCCGCGCCCTGTTCGACCGCCCCTATGTGGCTCCCGCCGCCGACGGCCCGATCCATGTGTTGGTCACAGGCGGCAGCCAGGGCGCCCGCATCCTGTCCGAGACCACGCCCCGCGCGCTGGCTGCCCTGCCTGAGGCCTTGCGTCGCCGCCTGAAGGTGCAGCAGCAGTCACGCCCCGAGACGCTGGAGGCCGCGCGCCAGATCTATCTGGAGGCCGGGATCGAGGCCGAGGTCGCCCCCTTCTTCCGCGACATGGCTGACAGGCTGTTCAAGGCGCACCTGGTCGTCGGCCGCTCCGGCGCCTCGACCTGCGCCGAACTGGCGGTCGCGGCCCTGCCGTCCGTTCTGATCCCGCTGAAGATCGCCACCGACGACCACCAGCGCCTGAACGCCAAGGCCCTGACCGATGCGGGTGCGGCCGAGGTCATTCTGGAAGACGACCTGACCGTCGATCGCCTGGCCTCGACCCTGACCGGCGTCCTGTCCGATCCGGCGCGCCTGTCGGCCATGTCCGCCGCCGCCCGCAGCGTCGCCATCCCCGACGCCGCCCAACGCCTGGCCGACCTCGTCGAGGCGACGGCGGGACGTGCATAATGTCTCCTCCCCACGTGTGGGGAGGGGGACCGCGTAGCGGTGGAGGGGTTCTTCGCGCCGAAGGAACCCCTCCGTCACAGCGCGAAGGGCGCGCCGCGCCACCTCCCCATCGCTTCGCGGCAGGGAGGAGACATCAACCCTCTCAGCCCTGACGCGTTAGGAAGCTCATGCCTCCCGAAATCATCGCCGTCACCCGCCAGATCCGCGCCCTGTGGCATCGGTTCGACTGGCTGCCCGAGTGGGCGGTCATCGGCCTGGTCCTGCTGGTCTTCGTCGGCGGCGGCTGGCTGACGCACAAGATCGTCTTCGCCATCCTGCGTCGCGTGGTGCGAAACAAGGACGTGTTCTGGCGCGGCGTGGTCGAACGCGCCCGGGTCAAGCTGCGCGTCCTGATCATCCTCGTCGGCATCGGCATCGGCGTGACCGTCTCGCCGATGCACCCTGAACCGTCGGAGGACATCCGCAGCGCCCTGCTGTTCCTGTTCATCCTGACGCTAGGCTGGCTGGCGTCGGGGGTGCTGGACATGTGGTCGGTCATGCACCTCAAGCGGTACAATATCGCCGTCGAGGACAATCTTCTGGCGCGCAAGCACCTGACCCAGACCCGCATCCTGCAACGGGTCGCCAAGGTCATTCTGTTCATCGTCACCGTGGGCCTGGCGCTGATGACCATATCGGGCTTCCGACAGTGGGGGGTTAGCCTGCTGGCCTCGGCCGGCGTGGTCGGCATCATCGCCGGTCTGGCGCTCCAGCCCATCCTGACCAACATGGTCGCCGGCATCC
This genomic window contains:
- the murD gene encoding UDP-N-acetylmuramoyl-L-alanine--D-glutamate ligase, translated to MIPVPGFEGRRVAVFGLGRSGITAARALQAGDAIPILWDDGEAGRTQAKAEGFTVEDLAAADWSDFAALVLSPGAPLTHPRPHWSVDLARAAGVPVLGDIELFARALAARPKDQRPRVVAITGTNGKSTTTALIGWVLMSAGLTVHVGGNIGVGVLALPEPTPDAVYVIEVSSYQLDLTTTFAPDVAILTNISPDHLDRHGGMDGYVAAKARIFANQGQDDVALVGVDDSWGQGIARDLSDRATVISTHPSQRAEGYVAQPGAVSKDGELVADLTTARSLPGRHNAQNAAFAYATARALGIDHDAAVAGLLSFPGLAHRMEAVGRLGSVRFINDSKATNADAARQALASYPSVFWIAGGVPKAGGIADLADLFPRIAKAYLIGDAAPAFAETLADMPHVIARTLDAAVAAAAADAASAGGDQIVLLSPACASFDQFKDFEARGEAFRAAVLALGAVPETAS
- a CDS encoding peptidoglycan glycosyltransferase FtsW, with protein sequence MSAPYTPAFSRNDQSHVAQWFWTVDRGLLGAALALMALGVALSFASSPAAILADESITDPFHYSWRMMVFSGVGLSIMLTTSLMSPRGVRRIAVLALFGAIVVMMALPFIGDTVKGAARWVNFGPFSLQPSEFAKPGLIVFAAWMFAEAQKGQGVPGVTIAFGFYALTVSLLLIQPDIGQTLLITTTFMAVFFMAGVPFKWMAVLASLGMAGLVSLYFVFGHMRDRLSRFFSPETTDTHQIDSASEAIRAGGLLGRGIGEGVMKRRVPDLHTDFIYSVGAEEFGLILSLIMISLYAFIVIRGMRRAMKLTDPFEQTAAAGLFMLIGLQACINVAVNLNLIPTKGMTLPFISYGGSSMLAMGLTMGFALALTRRRPGAYEPGASLTMGRRLL
- the murG gene encoding undecaprenyldiphospho-muramoylpentapeptide beta-N-acetylglucosaminyltransferase, translated to MTKLCVVAAGGTGGHMFPAEALAREMAARGWRVVLATDHRGEQYAHAFPAEERLALDAATGSGPLGLIKAGVAIFKGVVQARTAFDRLGADIVVGFGGYPSAPALVAAVTSQRPTVIHEQNAVLGRTNRILAPYVGQVASSFPTLERAPAKVQGRSHVVGSPVRSEIRALFDRPYVAPAADGPIHVLVTGGSQGARILSETTPRALAALPEALRRRLKVQQQSRPETLEAARQIYLEAGIEAEVAPFFRDMADRLFKAHLVVGRSGASTCAELAVAALPSVLIPLKIATDDHQRLNAKALTDAGAAEVILEDDLTVDRLASTLTGVLSDPARLSAMSAAARSVAIPDAAQRLADLVEATAGRA
- a CDS encoding mechanosensitive ion channel family protein, with translation MPPEIIAVTRQIRALWHRFDWLPEWAVIGLVLLVFVGGGWLTHKIVFAILRRVVRNKDVFWRGVVERARVKLRVLIILVGIGIGVTVSPMHPEPSEDIRSALLFLFILTLGWLASGVLDMWSVMHLKRYNIAVEDNLLARKHLTQTRILQRVAKVILFIVTVGLALMTISGFRQWGVSLLASAGVVGIIAGLALQPILTNMVAGIQIALTQPIRIDDAVIVENEWGNVEEITATYVVVKLWDWRRMVLPLSYFITKPFQNWTRENARLIGTAFLYVDYEAPIDRLREAFESIVKGSKLWDGDVQVMQVTDITERVLQVRCLASARSAPVAFDLRCEIREKLMAFMRDECREALPRDRIEWPQGSDKPAEGAISPSAPFVPG